In Archangium violaceum, the following are encoded in one genomic region:
- a CDS encoding DUSAM domain-containing protein has translation MSEKIDWGPIRDLAQRVLERSEPLELSADTRALLFKSAREVAISQQDAEDALRSLPAATTLLREIRQRIREGSKRLGKAQDRVDELQQKGDLDGAQQVMRDVLAVEVVPLYREQAERTLERFAGLAEVRATGRLNPDLPDRDQLAVLTQRIQQGHALELTDDLRALLRRTAPMAAVSEAETEEALKSPEGAEALMGMILSRFQKGERRFLRSMYRMTSLRDAGDLEGARQQMRDVLAVEVVPLYREMAEEQLRGLDRPPPES, from the coding sequence ATGTCCGAAAAAATCGATTGGGGCCCTATCAGGGACTTGGCGCAAAGAGTGCTTGAACGTAGCGAGCCGCTGGAGCTTTCAGCAGATACCCGAGCCCTGCTGTTCAAGAGTGCCCGAGAGGTGGCCATCAGCCAGCAGGACGCGGAAGATGCTTTGCGCAGTCTGCCCGCTGCAACGACCCTGCTACGGGAGATCCGCCAACGCATCCGGGAAGGGTCGAAGCGACTCGGCAAGGCTCAAGACCGGGTGGACGAACTCCAGCAGAAAGGGGACCTCGACGGGGCACAGCAAGTCATGCGCGACGTGCTCGCCGTGGAGGTCGTTCCCCTCTACCGGGAGCAGGCCGAAAGAACCCTTGAGAGGTTTGCCGGGCTTGCGGAGGTGCGCGCAACCGGGCGGCTCAATCCGGACCTGCCCGACCGAGATCAACTCGCCGTTCTCACGCAGCGCATCCAGCAGGGGCACGCCCTGGAACTCACGGACGACTTGCGCGCCCTTCTACGCCGGACTGCTCCCATGGCAGCTGTCAGCGAAGCCGAGACCGAAGAAGCCCTCAAGAGCCCGGAAGGCGCCGAGGCCCTCATGGGGATGATTCTCTCGCGCTTCCAGAAGGGGGAGCGCCGATTCCTGCGCTCGATGTACCGGATGACGAGCCTCCGAGACGCGGGCGATCTCGAAGGTGCGCGTCAGCAGATGCGCGACGTGCTGGCCGTGGAGGTCGTGCCGCTATACCGCGAGATGGCCGAGGAGCAGCTAAGGGGCCTCGACAGACCGCCCCCGGAGTCGTAA
- a CDS encoding arsenate reductase ArsC: MKTVIFACVHNAGRSQMAAAFFNALANPATARALSAGTQPGERVHPEVRAAMAEVGIDVSGAKPQRLTDELAQGASMLITMGCGEACPYVPGLVREDWPLEDPKGKPVERVRQIRDEVRSRVSELLAREGWT, encoded by the coding sequence ATGAAGACCGTCATCTTCGCCTGTGTCCACAACGCCGGGCGCTCGCAAATGGCCGCCGCCTTCTTCAACGCGCTGGCCAATCCCGCCACCGCCCGAGCCCTCTCCGCTGGTACTCAGCCCGGTGAGCGTGTCCACCCCGAGGTGCGAGCGGCCATGGCCGAGGTGGGCATCGACGTGTCGGGCGCGAAACCCCAGCGGCTCACCGACGAGCTGGCGCAGGGGGCTTCCATGCTCATCACCATGGGGTGCGGCGAAGCCTGCCCCTACGTGCCAGGCCTCGTGCGCGAGGATTGGCCGCTGGAGGACCCCAAGGGCAAGCCCGTGGAGCGGGTCCGGCAGATTCGCGATGAGGTGCGCTCCCGCGTGTCGGAGCTGCTGGCCCGGGAAGGCTGGACGTGA
- a CDS encoding ArsR/SmtB family transcription factor has product MSAATALDVQPASRLFKALGDETRLRIVALLSHGELCVCHLESALGLTQSNTSRQLSVLRAAGVVEPRREGSWVYYRLAPQLDEVCKQQLKALVSTFGKQETLRKDVEQLLEKRGPNSCR; this is encoded by the coding sequence ATGTCCGCCGCCACAGCCCTCGACGTCCAACCTGCCTCCCGCCTCTTCAAGGCGCTGGGCGATGAGACCCGCCTGCGCATCGTGGCGCTGCTCTCCCACGGGGAGTTGTGCGTCTGCCACCTGGAATCCGCCCTCGGGTTGACGCAATCCAACACCTCCCGCCAGCTCAGCGTGCTCCGGGCGGCCGGCGTGGTGGAGCCCCGTAGAGAAGGGAGTTGGGTCTATTACCGGCTCGCGCCCCAGCTCGACGAGGTGTGCAAGCAGCAGCTCAAGGCGCTCGTCAGCACCTTCGGCAAGCAGGAGACACTCCGAAAGGACGTGGAACAGCTCCTCGAGAAGCGTGGGCCCAACTCCTGCCGGTGA
- a CDS encoding FAD-binding oxidoreductase translates to MQTESVPDVRWSEQPERHQELHAAKVERIARQLRQRTSTRPVSLKKKTPPHQVPKRNDRRRSDEKIDLSDLDQILEIDPVAMTCTVEPAVTFDEVVRATLPYGLAPIIVPEHKTITLGGAVAGCSIESMSFRHGGFHDTCLEYELITAKGDVLHCSPDQHPLVFQMIHGSFGTLGILSKLKLKLVHVAPYVHVTYETYPTLEAFQQAIWRHFTAQDADYLDGQIFSPTKHVLCVGRFAERAPYVSRYDWLKAYCESIPRLSEDYLTLYDYLFRYDRGVTHVTPKSLVGRALFGKLVHSDSVLRAADRFHRFLPAKNPQVIVDVFVPFSRTAEFMDWYHREMHFYPVWCVPYRRMRDYEWLTPQWWSGVHDPLFLDLAVYGLPQQAGRNLYKEFEDELLRVNGTKTLISYNYYDEQTFWSLWNKDTYQAVKQLTDPDNIFRDLYTKTCRAALGLEEPTPGSGTTVH, encoded by the coding sequence ATGCAAACCGAATCGGTGCCTGACGTACGTTGGTCGGAGCAGCCCGAGCGGCACCAGGAGCTTCACGCGGCGAAGGTCGAGAGGATCGCGCGGCAGCTTCGGCAACGGACGAGCACGCGGCCCGTGTCCCTCAAGAAGAAGACGCCTCCGCACCAGGTCCCCAAACGCAACGACCGGCGGCGGAGCGACGAGAAGATCGACCTGAGTGACCTCGATCAGATCCTCGAGATCGACCCCGTGGCGATGACCTGCACGGTCGAGCCCGCGGTCACCTTCGACGAGGTGGTCCGCGCCACCCTCCCCTACGGGCTCGCGCCCATCATCGTCCCCGAGCACAAGACCATCACCCTCGGGGGCGCCGTCGCGGGGTGCTCCATCGAGTCCATGTCCTTCCGGCACGGTGGCTTCCACGACACCTGCCTCGAATACGAGCTCATCACCGCCAAGGGGGACGTGCTGCACTGCTCCCCCGACCAGCACCCGCTCGTGTTCCAGATGATCCACGGCTCGTTCGGGACGCTCGGCATCCTCTCGAAGCTGAAGCTCAAGCTCGTGCACGTCGCGCCCTACGTGCACGTGACGTACGAGACCTACCCCACGCTCGAGGCCTTCCAGCAGGCCATCTGGCGCCACTTCACCGCCCAGGACGCCGACTACCTCGACGGGCAGATCTTCTCACCGACGAAGCACGTGCTGTGCGTGGGCCGCTTCGCGGAGCGCGCCCCGTACGTGAGCCGCTACGACTGGCTCAAGGCGTATTGCGAGAGCATTCCCCGGCTCTCCGAGGACTACCTCACCCTCTATGACTATCTCTTCCGCTACGACCGGGGCGTCACCCACGTCACGCCGAAGAGCCTCGTCGGCCGGGCGCTGTTCGGCAAGCTGGTGCACTCGGACAGCGTGCTGAGGGCCGCGGACCGCTTCCACCGCTTCCTGCCGGCGAAGAACCCGCAAGTCATCGTGGACGTGTTCGTCCCCTTCTCGCGCACGGCCGAGTTCATGGACTGGTATCACCGCGAGATGCACTTCTACCCGGTGTGGTGCGTCCCCTACCGGCGGATGCGGGACTACGAGTGGCTCACGCCCCAGTGGTGGTCCGGCGTACACGACCCGCTGTTCCTCGACCTCGCCGTCTACGGGCTTCCACAGCAAGCGGGCCGCAATCTCTACAAGGAATTCGAGGACGAGCTGCTGCGCGTCAACGGCACCAAGACGCTCATCTCGTACAACTACTACGACGAGCAGACCTTCTGGAGCCTCTGGAACAAGGACACCTACCAGGCCGTTAAACAGCTCACCGACCCGGACAACATCTTCCGCGACCTCTACACCAAGACGTGCCGGGCGGCGCTCGGACTGGAGGAGCCGACGCCCGGCTCCGGGACCACGGTGCACTAG
- a CDS encoding FAD-dependent oxidoreductase → MASVRKVLIVGGGIGGLSLASGLRNRGIEVDLVEVKKEWTVYGVGIIQQCNVIRAMAQLGLADRFLGAGFAYENVGLYTAEGHLLQMLPGVRAAGPEYPANLGISRLALHRVLSSTAEERGASIRLGLTVEHLAQDPDGVSVTFTDGTRGRYDLVVGADGLFSKVRTMILGKEPKPRFTGQAVFRHNFPRAPEIDHLAAFYGRHHNAGLCPLSQDLMYLFVTSSEPGNPWMPEDRLAEIMRDRLKEFGGLIGRLRDQITDPKQVVYKPMEVIFVPEPWYRGRVVLIGDAVHATTPHLGQGAGMAIEDAVVLSELLSENAPMEALLSRFMQRRYERCKFIVESSIQIGDWEMQGASNADRTGIVKKMMEVTAQPI, encoded by the coding sequence ATGGCCAGTGTGCGCAAGGTATTGATTGTCGGTGGTGGGATCGGCGGACTCTCGTTGGCCTCCGGCCTGCGGAACCGTGGCATCGAGGTCGACCTCGTCGAGGTCAAGAAGGAGTGGACCGTCTACGGCGTCGGCATCATCCAGCAATGCAACGTCATCCGGGCCATGGCCCAGCTGGGGCTGGCCGACCGCTTCCTCGGCGCGGGGTTCGCGTACGAGAACGTGGGGCTGTACACGGCGGAGGGACATCTTCTGCAAATGCTGCCAGGGGTGCGCGCGGCGGGGCCGGAGTACCCGGCCAACCTGGGCATCTCCCGGCTGGCTCTCCATCGCGTGCTCAGCTCCACGGCGGAGGAGCGGGGGGCCTCCATCCGTCTGGGCCTCACGGTCGAACACCTGGCGCAAGACCCCGACGGCGTCTCGGTCACGTTCACCGACGGCACGCGGGGCCGGTACGACCTCGTCGTGGGCGCCGACGGGCTCTTCTCCAAGGTCCGGACGATGATCCTCGGAAAGGAGCCGAAGCCGCGCTTCACGGGACAGGCGGTCTTCCGCCACAACTTCCCGCGCGCGCCCGAGATCGACCATCTGGCGGCCTTCTACGGGCGTCATCACAACGCCGGGCTCTGTCCCCTCTCCCAGGACCTGATGTACCTGTTCGTGACCTCCTCGGAGCCCGGGAACCCGTGGATGCCGGAGGACCGGCTCGCGGAGATCATGCGGGATCGCCTGAAGGAGTTCGGCGGGCTCATCGGCCGGTTGCGAGACCAGATCACCGACCCGAAGCAGGTCGTCTACAAGCCCATGGAGGTGATCTTCGTCCCCGAGCCCTGGTACCGGGGAAGGGTCGTGCTGATCGGCGATGCCGTGCATGCGACGACGCCGCACCTCGGGCAGGGAGCGGGCATGGCCATCGAGGACGCCGTGGTGCTCTCGGAGCTCCTCTCGGAGAACGCACCGATGGAGGCGCTCCTGTCCCGCTTCATGCAGCGGCGCTACGAGCGCTGCAAGTTCATCGTCGAGAGCTCGATCCAGATCGGTGACTGGGAGATGCAAGGCGCGTCCAACGCCGACCGGACCGGGATCGTGAAGAAGATGATGGAAGTCACGGCCCAGCCCATCTGA
- a CDS encoding amidohydrolase family protein, protein MSTRHERRPVGPPQGQRLVVDLHCHALSLEVERLVADRPEKKAEPQLQLRAQGEASTLHNATVMLPRAMPKLTDIELRLRDMDSMGVDVQVVSPSPNQYYYWADEELAREIVRVQNEHIASLADGHPRRIVGLGTLAPQHPRLAVEQLEHGVRRLGLRGFEVSSSVNGLELSDSSLEPVWARAEELGCLIFLHPLGTSLGARLDRFYLCNTVGQPVETTVALSHLIFGGVLDRYPGLKLCAAHGGGYLPHYLGRSDHAFRVRPEAGHIQRPPSEYLKGIWFDTVVHDPEVLRRLIDIVGASQVVVGTDYPFDMGAYDVQALVDAVPGLSDAERARILGINAAELLGLDAAETQRT, encoded by the coding sequence ATGTCGACGCGTCACGAGCGGCGTCCCGTCGGACCACCCCAGGGCCAGCGGCTCGTGGTGGACCTCCACTGCCACGCCCTGAGCCTCGAAGTGGAGCGACTGGTCGCGGACCGGCCGGAGAAGAAGGCGGAGCCGCAGCTGCAACTCCGCGCCCAGGGTGAGGCCTCCACGCTGCACAACGCCACCGTCATGCTCCCGCGGGCGATGCCCAAGCTGACGGACATCGAGCTCCGCCTGCGCGACATGGACTCCATGGGCGTGGACGTCCAGGTGGTCAGCCCTTCACCCAACCAGTACTACTACTGGGCGGACGAGGAGCTCGCCCGCGAGATCGTCCGGGTCCAGAACGAGCACATCGCCTCCCTGGCGGACGGGCACCCGCGCCGCATCGTCGGGCTCGGCACGCTCGCCCCGCAGCACCCCCGGCTCGCCGTCGAGCAACTGGAGCACGGTGTCCGCCGCCTCGGGCTGCGCGGCTTCGAGGTGTCCTCTTCCGTGAACGGGCTCGAGCTGTCCGACAGCAGCCTGGAGCCGGTCTGGGCCAGGGCAGAGGAGCTCGGCTGTCTCATCTTCCTGCATCCGTTGGGGACGTCGCTGGGCGCGCGCCTGGACCGTTTCTACCTGTGCAACACCGTGGGCCAGCCGGTGGAGACCACGGTGGCGCTCTCCCATCTCATCTTCGGGGGCGTGCTGGATCGCTACCCGGGGCTCAAGCTCTGCGCGGCACACGGAGGGGGCTACCTGCCACACTACCTGGGCCGCTCCGACCACGCTTTCCGGGTCCGTCCCGAGGCTGGCCATATCCAACGCCCGCCCTCCGAGTACCTGAAGGGAATCTGGTTCGACACCGTCGTGCATGACCCCGAGGTCCTGCGGCGCCTCATCGACATCGTCGGGGCCTCGCAGGTGGTGGTCGGCACCGACTACCCCTTCGACATGGGCGCATACGACGTCCAGGCCCTGGTGGACGCCGTTCCAGGGCTGAGCGACGCGGAGCGCGCGCGGATCCTCGGCATCAACGCGGCCGAGCTGCTGGGCCTGGACGCGGCCGAGACGCAACGAACCTGA
- a CDS encoding fumarylacetoacetate hydrolase family protein, which yields MGEQARFSIGTFAVAGSPSFPGLVIDKQVVALEALAPLAASLGQPLVGTASVQELLLEWPRNFATLSRIAELLRGGEAPRVASLLVPVDRLQVRAPLPQPRQIYCSGANYRKHVIDLIIDQKSHLTEKMSAEERQAYGEKLMDERAAKGKPFVFFKASSAVVGPHDSVVLPRDVSQPDWELELGVVIGRPARRVSRAQALDFVAGYVVVNDLTSRELVYRPDVPQMGMDWMASKSSPTFLPMGPYLVPAAFVGNPQDLRITLKLNGETMQDESTADMIFGVARLIEFISSYVQLLPGDVICTGSPAGNGTHYNRFLRPGDVLEGSITGLGTQRNPCIAEEG from the coding sequence ATGGGCGAACAGGCCCGCTTTTCAATCGGTACCTTCGCGGTCGCGGGAAGTCCGTCCTTCCCCGGCCTCGTCATCGACAAACAGGTCGTCGCGCTCGAGGCGCTCGCGCCCCTCGCCGCCAGTCTCGGCCAGCCACTCGTTGGCACCGCCTCCGTCCAGGAGCTCCTCCTGGAGTGGCCGCGCAACTTCGCGACGCTCAGCCGGATCGCGGAGCTGCTGCGTGGCGGAGAGGCGCCTCGGGTGGCCTCGCTCCTGGTTCCAGTCGACAGGCTCCAGGTCCGAGCGCCGCTCCCGCAGCCGCGGCAGATCTATTGCTCGGGGGCGAACTACCGCAAGCACGTCATCGATCTCATCATCGACCAGAAGAGCCACCTCACGGAGAAGATGTCCGCCGAGGAGCGCCAGGCCTACGGTGAGAAGCTCATGGACGAGCGCGCGGCCAAGGGCAAGCCGTTCGTCTTCTTCAAGGCCTCGTCCGCGGTGGTGGGCCCCCATGACTCCGTCGTGCTGCCCCGCGACGTGAGCCAGCCCGACTGGGAGCTCGAGCTGGGTGTGGTGATCGGCCGGCCCGCCCGGCGCGTGTCCCGCGCGCAGGCGCTCGACTTCGTCGCCGGCTACGTGGTCGTGAACGATCTCACCAGCCGCGAGCTCGTCTACCGCCCGGACGTTCCGCAGATGGGAATGGATTGGATGGCCAGCAAGAGCTCGCCGACCTTCCTGCCCATGGGCCCCTACCTCGTACCCGCCGCCTTCGTGGGCAACCCGCAGGACCTGCGCATCACGCTCAAGCTCAATGGCGAGACCATGCAGGACGAGAGCACGGCCGACATGATCTTCGGTGTCGCGCGCCTCATCGAGTTCATCTCCTCCTACGTCCAGCTACTCCCAGGAGACGTGATCTGCACCGGCTCTCCCGCTGGAAATGGCACCCACTACAACCGCTTCCTGCGCCCGGGCGACGTCCTGGAGGGCTCCATCACCGGGCTCGGCACCCAGCGCAATCCCTGCATCGCCGAGGAAGGCTGA
- a CDS encoding Rieske (2Fe-2S) protein, giving the protein MSRGVFLCRLDELPDGQSRGFDPLGAGRDTLLVVRQGRDLHAWRDDCPHQPGTAMAWRKDAYLNRDGSRIVCHAHGARFDIATGLCTLGPCLGQALTHVPLQLDSADHVYAILEEE; this is encoded by the coding sequence ATGAGCCGCGGGGTATTCCTGTGCCGGCTCGACGAGCTGCCCGACGGGCAGTCGCGCGGCTTCGATCCGCTGGGCGCGGGCCGCGACACCCTGCTGGTGGTGCGCCAGGGCCGGGACCTGCACGCCTGGCGCGATGATTGTCCTCACCAGCCCGGCACGGCCATGGCCTGGCGCAAGGACGCCTATCTCAACCGGGACGGCAGCCGCATCGTCTGCCACGCCCACGGCGCGCGGTTCGACATCGCCACCGGGCTCTGCACGCTCGGGCCCTGCCTGGGACAGGCGCTGACCCACGTGCCCCTGCAGCTGGATTCCGCTGATCACGTCTACGCCATACTCGAGGAGGAGTGA
- a CDS encoding VOC family protein, translating into MNIIGPDALVFGVDDVAACGQYLLDYGLRGVDVNEQGGRFEALDGTHIVIKHHADPSLPPAMGTASQLRETVYGVADSATLDLIAAELGRDREVRRDAHGRLHTVDDMGFALAFQVTVRRPLTLAGETVNAPGGAARRPVNALGVDPARAALPRTLSHVVYFVPDAARAEAFYVKRLGFTCTDRFTGVGPFLRPAGTADHHTLFMIQTPPQMKGIEHFTFHMGGPTEVMLAGTRFVEKGYQSFWGPGRHRFGSNWFWYFNSPLGCHVEYDADMDQHDLSWTAREAPMSADASQLFLFQYRTKWAPGGPPPAGAPGKH; encoded by the coding sequence ATGAACATCATCGGACCCGACGCACTGGTCTTCGGTGTCGACGACGTGGCCGCCTGCGGCCAGTACCTGCTGGACTACGGCCTGCGTGGCGTGGACGTGAACGAGCAGGGCGGCCGTTTCGAGGCCCTCGACGGTACGCACATCGTCATCAAGCACCACGCCGACCCTAGTCTGCCGCCCGCGATGGGCACCGCCAGCCAACTGCGGGAGACCGTCTACGGTGTGGCCGACAGCGCCACCCTGGATCTCATCGCCGCCGAGCTCGGCCGTGACCGCGAGGTGCGCCGCGATGCCCATGGCCGCCTGCACACGGTGGATGACATGGGCTTCGCCCTGGCCTTCCAGGTCACCGTGCGGCGACCACTGACGCTGGCTGGCGAGACCGTCAACGCACCCGGCGGCGCCGCGCGGCGGCCCGTGAACGCGCTCGGCGTGGACCCGGCTCGCGCCGCGCTGCCGCGCACGTTGTCGCACGTGGTGTATTTCGTGCCCGACGCCGCCAGGGCCGAGGCCTTCTACGTCAAGCGCCTCGGCTTCACCTGCACCGACCGCTTCACCGGCGTGGGCCCCTTCCTGCGTCCGGCCGGCACGGCCGACCACCACACGCTGTTCATGATCCAGACCCCGCCGCAGATGAAGGGCATCGAGCACTTCACCTTCCACATGGGCGGCCCGACCGAGGTGATGCTGGCCGGCACCCGCTTCGTCGAGAAGGGCTATCAGTCGTTCTGGGGTCCGGGCCGGCACCGCTTCGGCTCCAACTGGTTCTGGTACTTCAACAGCCCGCTCGGCTGCCACGTCGAATACGACGCCGACATGGACCAGCACGACCTGTCCTGGACCGCACGCGAGGCGCCGATGAGCGCTGACGCCTCGCAGCTGTTCCTGTTCCAATACCGTACAAAATGGGCCCCGGGCGGCCCGCCGCCAGCCGGCGCCCCCGGTAAACACTGA
- a CDS encoding LysR family transcriptional regulator, whose amino-acid sequence MRFQNLDLNLLVALDVLLEERNVSRAAARLHLSQSAMSGALGRLREFFGDELLVQVGRQMVPTPRAESLAHKVRDILLRIQSAVETKPSFDPASAQRTFRIVTSDYITEVLLADVVRRLKRVAPGISLELTPPGTATGEALHRGELDFIITPDTHLLDLHPREVLFEETYCCVVWTGNARVGDTLSLEQYLELGHIGVNLSRQAPSAEQGFLERFGHERRVEVTVPSFCTVPHLLVGTDLVATMHSRLARLYARFLPLRILPLPIEFPPLVEMVQWSSYFEGDPGLTWMRELFQSCVAEQESRQGS is encoded by the coding sequence ATGCGGTTCCAGAACCTGGATTTGAACCTGCTGGTGGCGCTCGATGTCCTGCTCGAGGAGCGGAATGTCTCTCGGGCGGCGGCCCGGTTGCATTTGAGCCAATCGGCCATGAGCGGCGCGCTCGGGCGGTTGCGTGAGTTCTTCGGTGACGAGCTCCTGGTGCAGGTCGGGCGCCAGATGGTTCCGACGCCCCGGGCGGAGAGCCTCGCTCACAAGGTCCGGGACATCTTGTTGCGCATCCAATCCGCGGTCGAGACGAAGCCCAGCTTCGACCCGGCGTCGGCCCAGCGCACCTTCAGGATCGTCACGTCCGATTACATCACGGAGGTGTTGCTCGCGGACGTGGTGCGCCGGCTCAAGCGCGTGGCGCCAGGAATTTCGCTGGAGCTCACTCCCCCTGGAACCGCCACGGGCGAGGCCCTCCATCGGGGGGAGCTCGATTTCATCATCACGCCAGACACACACCTCCTGGACCTCCATCCCAGGGAAGTCCTCTTCGAGGAGACCTACTGCTGCGTCGTCTGGACCGGCAATGCCCGGGTCGGCGATACCCTCTCACTGGAGCAATATCTGGAGTTGGGGCATATCGGCGTCAATCTCAGCCGACAGGCACCGTCCGCCGAACAGGGCTTCCTGGAGCGGTTCGGGCACGAGCGCCGGGTCGAGGTGACCGTCCCCAGCTTCTGCACCGTGCCCCACCTGCTCGTTGGCACGGACCTGGTCGCGACGATGCATTCCCGGCTGGCCAGGCTCTATGCGCGATTCCTGCCGCTCCGCATCCTGCCGCTGCCGATCGAATTTCCCCCCCTGGTCGAGATGGTTCAGTGGAGCAGTTACTTCGAGGGCGACCCGGGCCTGACCTGGATGCGCGAGCTCTTCCAATCGTGTGTGGCCGAGCAGGAATCCCGCCAGGGCTCCTGA
- a CDS encoding fumarylacetoacetate hydrolase family protein, producing the protein MKLGTLENGTRDGMLVVVSRDLRRAVRARPIVSTMQDAIENWAEVEPSLRALYDALNAGTAPDAFDFDPAAAMAPLPRAYQWCDGSAFLNHGRLMEKAFGIAPVPDFETVPLMYQGASDDFLGPRADVPLPSEAHGIDFEGEFAILVDDVPMGCTAEQASGHIKLLLQVNDVSLRAFAPAEMKRGFGFLQAKPSSSFAPVAVTPDELGAAWRDGRVHLPLHVRWNGEWFGHPHGGEMNFSFHQLIAHAALTRRLRAGTVIGSGTVSNADPSAGSACIAERRALETLAHGKPLSGFMRFGDTVHMEALDADGHSVFGAIDQKVVSARS; encoded by the coding sequence ATGAAGCTGGGAACGCTCGAGAATGGAACCCGGGACGGGATGCTGGTCGTGGTTTCACGCGACCTGCGCCGGGCGGTGCGCGCTCGTCCCATCGTGTCCACGATGCAGGATGCCATCGAGAACTGGGCGGAGGTCGAACCCTCCCTGCGCGCGCTCTACGACGCGCTGAACGCCGGGACCGCGCCCGACGCGTTCGACTTCGACCCGGCCGCCGCGATGGCCCCCCTGCCCCGGGCCTATCAATGGTGCGACGGCTCCGCCTTCCTGAACCATGGCCGGCTCATGGAGAAGGCCTTCGGCATCGCCCCCGTCCCCGACTTCGAGACCGTCCCCTTGATGTACCAGGGGGCGTCGGACGACTTCCTCGGGCCCCGGGCCGATGTCCCGCTTCCGAGCGAGGCCCACGGCATCGACTTCGAGGGCGAGTTCGCCATCCTGGTGGACGATGTGCCCATGGGCTGCACGGCCGAACAGGCCTCGGGTCACATCAAGCTGTTGCTCCAGGTGAACGATGTCAGCCTCCGCGCCTTCGCTCCCGCCGAGATGAAGAGGGGTTTCGGCTTCCTCCAGGCCAAGCCCTCGTCCAGCTTCGCTCCCGTCGCCGTCACGCCCGATGAGCTCGGGGCCGCCTGGCGGGATGGACGCGTGCACCTGCCTCTGCACGTGCGTTGGAATGGCGAGTGGTTCGGGCACCCCCATGGCGGGGAGATGAACTTCAGCTTCCACCAGCTCATCGCTCATGCGGCGTTGACCCGCAGGCTTCGCGCCGGGACGGTGATTGGCTCGGGGACGGTCTCGAACGCCGATCCCAGCGCCGGCTCCGCCTGCATCGCGGAGCGCCGGGCGCTCGAGACGCTCGCGCACGGGAAGCCCCTCTCCGGTTTCATGCGCTTCGGTGACACCGTGCACATGGAGGCCCTCGACGCCGACGGCCACAGTGTCTTTGGCGCGATCGACCAGAAGGTGGTCTCCGCGCGGTCCTGA
- a CDS encoding cyclase family protein: MNTQGLRFVDLSVTLENSDYTDPPSLLPHLEYSNHAEGALEMAAMFPGLTPNQLPEREGWAGERMKLTAHNGTHMDAPWHYASTTDGGKPAYGIEALPLDWCFRPGVKLDFRDRPNGHVVTAAEVEAELKRIGHSLQPFDIVLVNTSAAELYGKPGYLDAGCGMGREATLYLLERGVRVVGTDAWSWDAPFKYTRERFAKTGDASIIWEGHKAGRDIGYGQMEKLTNLHLLPPFGYTVACFPYKIKNGSAGFTRAVAIFSGQG; this comes from the coding sequence ATGAACACCCAGGGGCTGCGCTTCGTCGATCTCTCCGTCACGCTCGAGAACAGTGACTACACGGACCCGCCCTCGCTCCTGCCGCACCTCGAGTATTCGAATCACGCGGAGGGGGCGTTGGAGATGGCCGCGATGTTCCCGGGCCTCACCCCCAACCAACTGCCGGAGCGCGAGGGTTGGGCGGGCGAGCGGATGAAGCTCACCGCGCACAATGGCACGCACATGGATGCGCCCTGGCACTACGCCTCGACCACGGACGGCGGCAAGCCGGCCTATGGGATCGAAGCGCTGCCACTCGACTGGTGTTTCCGCCCGGGGGTGAAGCTCGACTTCCGCGACAGGCCCAATGGCCATGTCGTCACGGCCGCCGAGGTCGAGGCGGAGCTGAAGCGCATCGGCCATTCGCTCCAGCCCTTCGACATCGTGCTCGTGAACACCTCCGCGGCCGAGCTCTACGGCAAGCCCGGCTATCTGGACGCCGGTTGCGGCATGGGTCGCGAGGCAACCCTCTACCTGCTGGAGCGAGGCGTCCGTGTGGTGGGCACGGACGCCTGGAGCTGGGATGCGCCCTTCAAGTACACGCGGGAGCGGTTCGCGAAGACCGGCGACGCGTCGATCATCTGGGAAGGCCACAAGGCCGGCCGCGACATCGGCTACGGCCAGATGGAGAAGCTCACCAACCTCCACCTGCTACCGCCCTTCGGCTACACGGTCGCGTGTTTCCCCTACAAGATCAAGAATGGCTCGGCGGGCTTCACGCGCGCGGTCGCCATCTTCAGCGGACAGGGCTGA